GGGCTATAACACGTCTTAGAAATCataaattgcaaatattttgaaattatagccCACTCATCATAGCAGGAAATCCAActaataatcatttaattacTAGGGAGTGACATATgcgtaatttaaatttatatgatgcTTTAAtcgaatgaaaaataataataataaaataattgatcaaaattgataacacatattaatttcatgtcccacaaaaattaataacaaattataaaaaataatttgacagatcacaaaattttccattaatAACAAAGTATGGATAATGAACCTATTTTTTATcctacaaatattattacgcACACAAAGTGTAGAGAATTTAAAATGAGTATTTACCTTtctttactaataaaaaacagATGTGCAcccaatttttgtgatttcaaAGTTCCATTACCTTATTCAGTTTTGAAGTTTTACACTAATTTAactgtctaataaatatatttgtgtattttatttttatttataacatattttaaaatataagagatTATTCATTATATGCACGCAAGAACAACATGTGAATATGACTAGTATTACTTAATGTTATCTCATTTTCATCTTGACTAGAAACACTCCTGTCCACACTATATATCTCTATGCAAGAAATGTACACCAGATTAGGGGTATCAATAGATAGGGTAAGATCCTACTTAGACCCATAATTTAATTCTGAGACctagactcaaactcaataaatattattagacCCAaactcattaaaaaatatagagtgAGTCTGAGTTGGCCCTCTACCCACCAATACACATGGATCTATGTATTCAATTTGGACCCAAAatacatgtttattttttttcttaattcaattgaattattatttaccaATTGATCTACCTCCAATTGAACAAACCTAATAAACTTAAgatatcataatattatttatcgtGTAATTCTTTAACcatatacattaataataaataattatataattagttaaataaatatattatcatgttGGGTATACTTCTTAATATCTTGATAGGTAATAATATTtgcttgaaaatttgaaatgataaaattgaattttaaagttttataatattgaattcgatttctattaaatatatagatttaatacttttataaaattattttattaatggtataataaattatattatttaaaaaattccataaaaaaagagttatttgTGAATCGATATCAATAattctgaatttattgatgaaTTCTaggtaaaaatgaaaaatataagaaaaaaatttaatttaattattatgatttacaaaaaaaaaaaaaaaaagggtctGGGTCTGCCAGAACCCAAATACTGTATTTGATCTGGGATTGAATTTGAATGGAGTCTTACCTCATTCACTGGCTTATAAATCTACTCATTAACTTATGTTGCATTATTTGGAAAATCTTTTGGGTGAATGGGCCCAACATATAAATTGGGCCAAGGGACTACTGTTATCCACTAGGAATAatgttgttgaaaaatttcattcaaaattatttaattattctgttataaaatttggtacaattacgtataaatttttaaaatccgGAAAGCaatgacaagaaaaaaattacaaaaactacaaGACAAGTGCATGGTTGTGAAAGGCGGACATGAGGTATTTACAAATCATAGTTGGTTATTACTAGTTTGATTGTTTCCATCCAGCAAAGCCAGCCTCCATTAATACTACCAGTGATTGGTATTTACCTCGTCAATAAAGAAGTAAGGCGTTCCCAACTTAATTTGTTGAATACACAAATACAGAATCACTGCATGTAACTGTGGAACATTCTTAATTAGCATGATTAAGGAAACCAACAAACCCCACAATGAGATTCTTCAATAACACAAAAGGGCGTAAacctatgtttttttttttcttaaataattgaaatatatacatatcacaggttaaaatattaaatccaCAAAATGGAAAATTGAGGCGGGACGCAGCCACAAAGTCAGCACTGAGGTGAATGCAAGTTGTGAGTCAAGTCAGTAGACCGTCGACCTGCTTTTTGACTTGCCGCTGGACACgattaattgattttgatatatatatatatatatatatatattaatagaaataattaattacaatacaTTATACTACTTAATTCTATATCCATATAGACAGAACTTGAATGCAAAACATTTCTTAGCTGTGattgaaaagtttaatttggaGTTTCTGTTCTatcatggaaaattttaatttatattggattTTGTCGAgcttgaactaattatatgacaaatacaatatattttttgtgtattagtatatagttaaaaaagattgaccaatcacataataagtatattacataTGCTCTGTGATTAATTTTGTCTTGCCAAACTTAATTTGggtatgaattttttgtactGCCACCAAGGCAAATGACTCATTTGCGATGttgaaagaaattttgaattagcATAATTAACTACAcctgatataattaattttcctaAAGGCATGcactttgatttatttattttttactaagtaataataaataaattataataacttatctttatttcaattcaactaatatatcaatatgaataacaacaataaataaattatattaactaacATAACATGAGACAAATACCTATACGTCATGGGACCTCAaccttaattttaatcattaaattaagatattttttttgcgtattttgaaaatatttaaagctcATCTTTTAAGAGAGTAAAAAGAAGTATATATTAACAAAGAAgtagaaaagataaaaagtaataattaacaaacaaacaagtcgcatatttatttattattcaaaacttatatatatatatatatatatatgttctaaaattcaaatccaaGTATAGTCAGTCTATTTGCTCTCGTGACATCAGTCGCCCGCCCCGACAAACATTTTGGATGCTTCTCTCGTTTCAAAGAATGCACATCATTATTCACGTGCATTAACCTAATCAAtacaattttacaaaatacttTTACACCTGTTCATAATCACATCTCTTGCACAACGTTtgagaaatcaaaatttaataacaccCTTTAGGATATGTCTAGCAAGATCGAACTAATTATGTCatacactacaagaaaataagtgacaataaactttattttgtcattatataattattagtgacaaaaattgTGTATAAAGTTGTCATTGTAGATAATTAACGACACATGTATAGTAACAACTCTATCACTAATTGTATTCAATGATAACTACgtatttatgtatgtattttgttttcaCTACGTACTAATCTTTtctaataacaatttttacaaaataataataactattaaaatcataaaaatttattgttgtgacaagaataaaaaattcttgtcaccaaatatataattttcgtGATCTGATTCTTTTTGGGTCGTtaatcttctttctctttattttttttttgtttactactgaaatagttaattattctttttaaattatatattatataagtttaaaattaatttatacgtGACCAAACCTAATCCAAGCCAAAACTTCCCAACACGTTAACCCTCCTGGCCCATGTATTACTATTTGTTTTCCAAGCATTAAGGGCAACTTATTCCATGGGCAGTCAGGAGTCTTATTCAAACATGGTCCCTGGAATTTACACATTATTCTCGAATTTTGACCACCGAATTAACGTCTACCCCGTGAGAATACATGACTTAATTCAGGATCAAATTTCCTTCTTTCCTTATAAATTTTCTCAGACACATTATATATCAACAGCCGCATTCTCTTACCAGCCTATCCACACATTCTTGTATTAATTCCAGGTTGTATTATATGCGTATTTTTATTGGATCACTACGTTTTTTACATCCTGTAATAATTGGCTGCTTAATCATCCATGGAGAATATCGAAGTTCCTGAGTACTTCATCTGTCCAATTTCTCTTCAAATCATGAAAGATCCAGTGACAGCCGTGTCCGGGATCACATACGACAGGGAGAGCATCGAAAACTGGCTATTCAAGAGCCACAACACGATTTGCCCCGTCACCAAGCAGGGCCTGTCGAGACAGGCAGACTTGACACCGAACCACACCTTGCGTCGATTAATCCAGGCCTGGTGCAGTCTCAATGCAGCTCAAGGGGTCGAGCTGATCCCCAGCTCCGACCCCCCTCGCATAAAGATTCCTATCGCCAAATTGATAAGGGATCTCTATCTGCCCAACCTGCGGATCGAGACGCTGAGAGAATTGGAAGCTCTTGCGCTGGAGAGCGAGAGAAGTAGGGTTTATTTAGTCGAGGCTGGCCTAGCTAATGCGCTGGTATCGTTTATCATATCACGTTATAAAACAGGCGAAACGAATGGCCTGGAAGAAGCTCTCCGTCTCCTCTACACCGTTCTTGCCCCGTTGAGTCAATCCACGGGGCCCGTAACTGAAACCGGCGAAATCGTCGATTCTTTGATGTGGGTCTTCGGGTGTGATAACAAAGTAGTGAGATCCCACGCAGCATTTGCACTGAAAGTCGTAGTCCACAAGGCGAATCCAGGCATGCTGGAGAGACTGAAACCTGAATTTTTCAGGAGGATTTCGCATTATCTACGCGAAGCTGCAGGCAACAGCTCTAAACTAGAAACAAACTCCCTGCTGCACGTTCTGCTGGAAGGCTGTCCGTCGGGGAGGAATCGGGCGGCGATGGTGGAATCAGGGACCGTTTTTGATCTGATCGAGGTGGAGCTTAGAGGCCCGGAGAAGAAAACCACAGAACTGGTGTTGGGAATATTATACCACTTATGTTCAAGCGCAGATGGAAGGGCTCAGCTTCTCAGCCACGCCGCCGGGGTTGCGGTGGTGACGAGGCGGATCCTGAAGGTTTCTCCTACTGCGGATGATAGAGCGGTGCTGATCATTGGGTTGGTATCGAAGTACTCAGGGACAAGTGGGGTGCTTCAGGAAATGTTGAGAGTTGGAACTGTGGCAAAGCTGTGTACGGTGATGCAAGCGAATTGTGCCTCGCATCTGAAGGAGAAAGCTAGAGAAATTCTTAGAGCACACTCTGATGTGTGGAAAGATTCTCCTTGTATCGAAGTTGCTACCTTAACAAGGTGTACTAGGTGATTCATGAGAAACTCTAAAATCATATTGGATTTTGTcagattttttaataactataCGACATgtctattatatttatcgtgtgattgaagtataatttaaaaaaagtgagCAATTATaagacaaatatatttatttgttgtgtgattaatttgatcGACCAAACCTGACTTGAATAAGTAGTTTTTGTGATTCATagtatttatattgattttttttttcaaattatgaattgatttcttttttctaaattttattgtttatatggGTACTGACATGTAATAAAGtgaaatataagaaaaaacatCAACTGGAAATAGAAGATTTGAACTAcgtgttatatatattgaattaattgtgGTTCtggatatatatgtaaaaagaaTTGGTATTTGATGTGCTGTTTGCTTGGAGATGTTGgtcctttttctttgtaatctttttgttgtatatatacagAAATAGATAAATGTGATTCTGTAGCATTTGTGTTGATACGTTATTcctattaatttcttgttcatatagatatcaaattttacaaatgttgtatatttaattattagcCTTTTATCTAATCTAATGGTTGATGTAGTAGTAATAATTGTATTTctctcaataaataaataaataaaaaaaagatcttCTTATGAGAAATTCCATTTGGTAACATGTATAGATCAATATGTGTACAACTTTCTTATCAAGGTCGTATTAAGACCCTACTTAACAAACCTGTGATCTTTAGatagttttttattcaattattcatattaaaatttccGCCCAatcattttttgattttgttgtcaAATACTCGTAATTTTTGCTACTGATTaacttatacttttttttttcaacttattcCCACTACAAACTCAAAAAACTATTGCGAAAACCCTTTAATTACATCCCACAAAAACCACTCATTCTTACTTTTTggaaatgtatattttaagatatatatatatatatgtgtgtgtgatttaTTCTAAAACTCTATTTAATATTACCCCCGAACATTCAatatctttcaaaataaattttcacctCTGAAAATTCATTCAGAATGTATTTTCCAAACaagtttgatattttctaTGAACAAATAGGCGTTAGAGAGATAGAATATGGATTCTCTTTTCAGCCCATAAATGATATGTGAAGCCCAGCCAAAAAAGTGGAGCAATTCAAATGGGCCAAACAGTGTTTTAGAACAATGTGTTAATTGATGATGGGTCTTCACATAGACATTATGGATTAGTAAGAAATAAGAATATGCATGTGTCGATCACAAGGGTTGTCCTCGGGAGTTGTCTCCgatccatatttttttaaaatagttattatgATGGTATATATTTTCCAAGTggaacttgtaatttttcaagtcgTTTTTCAATACGTGtttcaattaattcattttatttttctcgtaGATGGTATTTTTAGCGCTACATATATAAGAGGGTATGGCATAATTGCAGCATTTTATGTAATGCTATTttaagaaagaataaaaaaaaggctatatatattaattgcagACTTGAATAAATGAAGAAGTGTagcacacacacaacacaatGGGAGAAAGACCAAAAAAGGAAGTGGTGCAACGTGAAATCCATTGTTCCATCattcaattatcaatatccCACGTAACTGCTATGTAATTTGAGAGGTGATTGTTGCACTATATTTATCCCTCCTCACTTAGTGCTTATCTCTAACACTGCTTTTAGCTTAAAATAAGCTTTCACGTGTTCTAAATCAGCAGCACCCATTTCCACAGTTAAGcttttaattactttatgtCCTTACCAATACAACTTCAACACAGTCGTGGCGGCGCACTTCCTGCccaaaatactattattattattactactactgTTACTTCTCAACTTCAAAGCAAATATTTCATTTGCTACaatattctaattatatatttacgttatttaatatatttcaagtgctttttcaataaagtgatcaaattattcattGTTGCACTTGATAAAAGCTATCAATAACGCCAAGTATAGCTCATGTTAGAATTATTGATGTTACTGGGTTACTGCTTATGATTACTCTTAGTATTAAATTATAccaatataaaaagaaaagtcacATTTTACACGTATTGGCAGTTTCTGACACCACAacataagatttttaaaatactaattataacatttctaccaatataattacttatttatttttaagtagtTCATGTCTTATTTTAACCTTCAATATAATATCATGTTCATCATACACTTTACTGGTGTCATCACTTTCTCtgcttttattcatatattattttttattttaaaaatttatctagTATGTATcgaattatatacatacaaatattgATTGTCGTGGGGGGTATAGTTatttaaaccaaaaaagacTACTGCTCCTATGGTTGCTATAAATATACCACAGAAGCTtaaataagttatatatattgggttaataacatttttatctccctctgataaaaaaaaaaagaaacatttttATCTccctgaaaattttaatagacaAAGAACCCTTTTGAGCttataaatgaaaagatacaaaacttttttataaaagatctCGTGTTCAAACCTTAAATATGTGTTGGGTGCATagagtataaaagaaaaaaaaagcgCAAAAAAGATGGATATTTATTGTATCCCTCTTCAATATTAGTCTATTATGTGTTTTGCAAGGACCAAATtgcccttatatatataccattcGATCATTTTACGTTTTAACTGCAATAAACTCAGAATTTcactttcaaatttaattatagtacttatatattagtaagtgGGGATACAACTGCATCAATAGGAGGTAAATTTGACCTCTTTCTTAAAATTTCCTGAAGATGGGTTaccctttttgttttaatttaaaagggtTTTTTGCCCATTATAGGGCCAGGTGCATTGAACTCCCTGTATTCCTACCAATTCTTTTCTTGCACAATTTTATAGACCAGAAGTAGGGTTTACTTTGTCTGAAATCCCTTTAGTCTCTCTAGCAAAACCAGGTATGTGAAAAAACCGGCGGTTTTCCAAAAAGAAACTGGTAATTATTTGGTGGGAACTTAATAATAACCCAAGCCATTAAATCACAACTATCGTCAGCACTTATGCAACCATCACTAGTTTTAGTGTCGAAACTCAGCAAAAAGCTACAAAGATACCGTATATCTGGGTAAAATCCTTATTTTTAtcccattaaaaaaaagtattttcatttttagtatcataattataaggtATCGCTTTTGGTatcataaaatacaaaaacaaacctTTTTTTATCACAAATTAACGGCAAAGGCCAAGTTTGTGGCTAAAGTTGTCTAAAGTTTAGGCACAAGGCCTCCGCCGTTAACTTAAGACCAAAAAggcatatttttttgttgtatggTACTAAAAACGACACTCGCAACAATAgtggtaccaaaaataaaaatgacctTATTTAATGggataaaaaaggaaaaggattTTGCCCACGTATATCTTGATTGCACCTTTTCATTTTGATCGGATGTCTTTAAGTAAAACTAGTCATTGTGGCACGTCGTTcttacatgtatataataagtaatctttcatattttaaaacatattataaataagagaattatataaataagtatattacattaataaaaaaagaaaaaaataatttatcaattaatgcaaattttgaaaagtttaataaattagtaattttatcatGAAGGACATTTTTGACTTCATAGAAAATTAGTAGGACGGTAGCAATAACATTGTTTGTGagtgtattttcttttatatatatattagtataaatactGCATATCTTGATTGGAGTCTCCCAAAAATATGTACTTAAAAGCTTGTCTCAtcagaaagagagaaattatgaaattgtATAAGTTGTTCAAGTGTTTGATTTTCGTTCGATGTGGAATGACAGTAGTATACATTTATATTCGAACCATAAAGCCCCAAATGAGGAATCTATTCCTAAAAACGGTGTCAAGAatgatttgattatataataagaaCGAGTTAAAATGATATCcatgcaaaaattatattttctttacaaaaaaaatcagaattatattataaatttcaacgATCAATATAcgtaaataatgataataataatcattattataGTAGAACAACAAGTACTATTAAAGTGAACTAAATCTATTTTGATGGGACTCAAACCTATAACTTCCTGATAATAATTGAACCGCACCTTCGCAAACacagaaattttataattgatattataatttaaaaaaaaaaaaaacaacctaGCTGGTCGACTTTGCACATGTATATCCTGCCATAACTGCAATCCATGTCCAAAATGACCTGGAATCtcttgttttaaaaaatacaaaaaactaCGTGCCCACAAATTATTAGTTCAACTCAAAGAACGGACACAAGTGGAAAGAAAAGGAGTGATaaagagaaaacaagaatttcaataaatgaaaattaatgtaCGGCCACCGACCCGCAGCTTGCGTTTACTTTAGCGCTGAATGCCAATTCCAAGTTTGCAACCTTAATCGTACCCATTTCTCCTTTGTGATTAATTAAGCTGCCTACGTACTAAGCACGTCCAAGAACACAATCAATATATGGACAACATTaagtttacaaaattttgggTAGAAATCACCAGTTATTAATGTTAAATACACCTATCAATTGCTTTTTGTcttgtatgaatttattttaataattgcaatctgtaattttaaaaatttcgcacattgagaataaaaataatgagaatttGGTATGACCAGAAAAGTGCAAGTCACCAGTTTAataagtgtatttttttttggctattttagtaaatttcgaccattcttattttcaacgtacgaaatttttaaaattacaggacaaaattattaaaatgaatcTGCATTGTCACTGTGTCATATTTACATAACTAAATTAGGATTTTcctgttataaaaaatatatatacatgtgtacATTATGTACATTCAATGAGTTGTATTTGTAAACCAATACGGTATGACTTTAGCGTAAgaattatcattatcattattattattaatttctagCTCAATACGGGTTGACTTTGGCCTAAGAgtaatactttatttaaaagatacaAGGTCTTGGTATAAATTCACGTTCATATACACTAAGCATGGAAGTGGCCTGAGATGGGAGCCGACGGCGGTGGTGCTGGGTCAATTCGGCCGGGTTGGTCCCGCACGGCCCAGACAGTGAAGGTCCAGCTATACAgccatatacatatatatttatgtatatgtattatgCCATTTATATGTCTGTTCTATCCTTTTACCAACACTAGTTGTCGGCACCCAAATACGTGTGTATCATGTACATAATTCAAGCACTTaaatttcctttctttcaaatttttatatattattccattatatatatatatatattatgtgtctgcagaaatatataaaatacataatgtgtatattacatatacacTTAATTAActgatataaaattagaaacatatataaatgattaaaaatcatattcgATGAAACTATAATTTTCTGGAATTTGGAATATCTATTTTGACGAATTCCCAAGAACATTTAAAACATTTCATTTCTGAGTACTAGAGCCGTTGTGGGAAGTTATTGAGAGAAGAGTGggcaaagaaaaacaaaagcagaaaattgagaaagagGAAATTGAAGgtttagaaaaggaaaaagaaacattgttgaaataatttaaaaaataaagaaatgaacATACCATATAATAAGAGGAAGATTATGTTTTCGTCCTTTAATTcaatctaatattaatattagttcTATAATTATGCCTTTTAGACAGCCTAGTACCCAggacacttttttttttatttatttataattttttttagggggggggggggggggggggggaggggggtggGTCGGGtaggttttattaaatgtagCTTACTtgctcttttttattaattgaaactaatgttgctatttttttaaatatataaagaacaCATATCTGAGTGGCATCCTACGCCCTCCCGcctttcaaataatttaaaagaataaattaattaattatcatatttatattgaagCAAGAGAgttctcttaaaaaaaaaactctaattTAGATATggttcttaaattaattatataacaaatataatataattgtcgTGTGAATAGTGTATAGCTTAAAAAAAGTGATGGattacatgaaaaatatattatacaagttttataaattaatttggttcaatcaagatttaatttagataaaaggaaaaaaaaaaaaaaaagtgtccTCTCGCGTATGAATGGCGTTGACCATCTTGAAGTAAATTAAGCACGAGGTGTTCTTTAAAGAGCGAAATTGAAAGTCAAAACTATAATTTGGCTTACACTCAGACCACACACATTACATTAGACCAGGTTTGAGGTTTCTTAGAAAAGTCTCAGTCCAATTCCA
This Sesamum indicum cultivar Zhongzhi No. 13 linkage group LG5, S_indicum_v1.0, whole genome shotgun sequence DNA region includes the following protein-coding sequences:
- the LOC105161803 gene encoding E3 ubiquitin-protein ligase PUB24 → MENIEVPEYFICPISLQIMKDPVTAVSGITYDRESIENWLFKSHNTICPVTKQGLSRQADLTPNHTLRRLIQAWCSLNAAQGVELIPSSDPPRIKIPIAKLIRDLYLPNLRIETLRELEALALESERSRVYLVEAGLANALVSFIISRYKTGETNGLEEALRLLYTVLAPLSQSTGPVTETGEIVDSLMWVFGCDNKVVRSHAAFALKVVVHKANPGMLERLKPEFFRRISHYLREAAGNSSKLETNSLLHVLLEGCPSGRNRAAMVESGTVFDLIEVELRGPEKKTTELVLGILYHLCSSADGRAQLLSHAAGVAVVTRRILKVSPTADDRAVLIIGLVSKYSGTSGVLQEMLRVGTVAKLCTVMQANCASHLKEKAREILRAHSDVWKDSPCIEVATLTRCTR